The Chryseobacterium sp. G0186 genome includes the window ATCCAGGAGGTAGTTATTCAAGCCGGAAAAACCAAATACAAGAACAAAAAAGAAAACCCCGCCTATGCTATCATGCAAAAGGTATGGGCTCAAAAAAGAAATAATGGTCTGGAAAAATTTGATACCTATTCATACAAGGAATATGAAAAGACTCAATTTGACCTTAATAACATAGACAGCGCTTTCATGAAGAAAAAAATCTTCAACAAGCTGGATTTTATCTTCGATTATGCAGACTCCACTGCCAGTGGGCGCCTTGGGCTTCCGGTTTTCCTGAATGAAGCGGTTTATGAAAACTATGGTAAGAACAGACCTGACAAAGACAGTAAAAGAACCCTGGTGGCACAAAAAACATCAGGCTTCCAGGACAATCAGGTGATTACTGTTTCCGCTAAAAACCTTTATCGCGATATCAACATTTACGACAACATGCTGAATTATTTTGATATTGGTTTTCAAAGTCCTGCAGGATCGGATGGATTTGGAACTTATGACTATAATCTGGTAGATACCATTTCCATTCGAGGAGAAAAAGCCTTTCAGATAAGGTACCAGCCTAAAAGAAAGGATGTCTTGGCATTTCAGGGAAATCTTTATATAGACACTGAGACCTACGCTGTGTTGGGAGCAACTTTAAAGTCCACCCAGAAGATCAATGTTAACTTCGTTAACAGTGTTTATACCCAAGTAGAGTATGACAACCCTGATGAGACCACGTTTCTTCCCAAAAAACTGATTACAGAGTTTGAAATGAGCCCTTTCTCAAAAAAGAAAGGCTCGAAGAGTATTATAGCGAAGAGATCTGTTGATTATTCCAACTACGAATTCAACAAACCTCTCGATCCGAGTGTATTTAAAAGAACTGAAGAGGAATATGAAGACAAGTTTACCAATAAGGATGATGCTTATTGGACAAAGGCAAGACCAGATACATTGTCCAAATCAGAACAGGGCGTTTACAAGATGCTTGACCAGCTTCAGCAGACCCCAAAATTCAACCGAATGGTAAAATTGTTTGAAACCCTTGGCTCCCGTTATTATAATGCCTTTAAGGGGGTTGATTTCGGGCCTATTTTTTCAATATACGGAAGAAATGAAGTAGAGGGAGACAGAATAAGAATAGGTGCAAGGTCATATTTTGGGCTTAACGATCCTTGGAGGGTTCAATTCTATACTGCTTATGGATTCAAGGACCAGCAAGTAAAATATGGTGTTGAAGCACGATATATGTTCAACAGATTAAACCGATTCATGATTGGAGCCGGAACCAGCAGAGATATTGTACAGCTTGGAGGCCAGCTTACTTCTGGCGATGGGGTTGCATCACGTGCCTCATCTTCGAGTACCTTTTTTGCGAGAGGAGAAAACATTTCTCTAAGTTCCGTCAATCAAACTAATTTTTTTGCAGCTATTGAACCCTGGAAAAACTTTCAGATAAGAGTAGATGGAGTCATGCAGAGCATTAGATCTGCCATTCCGGAGAAATTCAATCTGATGTATTATCAGGATGGGCAGCTAAGAAAAACAGTAAACGACTCTCATGTCACAATTAGCTTAATTGCCAAACCGGGTGCAAAATTTTCCCAAACCGGAATAGACCGATACCAGGCCCGAAATCTGGCACCTACCATTGTTTTAAGGTACACCAGAGGGATTGAAGGTCTCTTCAATGCAGACTTTAATTATAACAAATTACAGTTCATGTTCTCTAAGCCATTCTTAATTGGAACCATTGGTAAAACAGTTGTCAATTTTGAGGCCGGAAAGAATTTTAATACTGTTCCGTTGGCATTGCAGAATATCATTCCTGCGAACCTTTCATATGGTTTAGTTCCTAATTCATTTTCTCAGCTTAACTATTACGAATTTGTTGCGGATGCCTACACGACTCTTCATTTAGAACATCACTTTAATGGTAAGATCCTTTCTTATATCCCTTTGATAAAAAAATTAAAGTTTAGAGAGGTTGCTTTCATCAGAGCGGCCTATGGAACTTTAAGTGACGCCTCAAAGGCCATTAATGTGGAAGGATTTAAATATTCTGCTCCAAGTGAGCATATCTATTATGAATACGGATTCGGAATCGAAAACATCGGTATTGGTAACCTTAGGCTGTTTAGAGTAGACTTTAACTGGAGAGGGAATTATCTTGACAGGCCTGACATTTCAAAATTTGGAGTTAAAGCCGGAATCCAGGTAGGATTCTAGGGAAATAAAATATATTAATAATTGCGGCGGCTTCTTCGAAGCCGCCGCAATTATATGCAGTTTTCCATCCAATATATCAAAACAATAGAAACTTCTGAAAATATTGGGATAACGAAGCACTATACGTTTTTAGCAATTGCAAGGCATTTCATCAATAACGGCATTGATACAGTGTGCTTTTTGCCAAGCTGTCCACCCACACCATTCGAAACACCATGAAGCAGGGATTGGACATCTCTCACCTCCAGCAATTGTTTTTAATTCTCTTTTTGTTAACCTTTTTAGATTTTTCATAGTAAGATATTTTTAGATTAAATACATTCACAAGGATCTTCATAAACATTTGTTGGACAATGCATTGTAGTTCATCTGCACCATGCTGAGCAAGAATTGGCTACCGGAGGACATGTTCCTGCGCCACCATTAATGGCTTTCAGATTCTTTTTTGTTAATTTTTTTAAATTTTTCATAGTATTTAGTTTTAATTTACCACTTAGTCTATATGCTTTTGGGCTTACGCAAGTGATTTGTTATTTGATAGTTAACAAATATATAAATTTTTCACCAACATATGAATATTAATAAAATCTTCTTCCTGATATAATATAAAAACCAAAAAAAAGCCTTAGCAAATCTGCTAAGGCTTTAATCTTTATAAAACGCTTAAATTATGCGTTTGGTTCTACAGATACAAAAGATCTGTTATTTGCTTTCTTTCTGAAAACTACTTTACCATCTACTAATGCAAACAAAGTGTGGTCTTTACCGATACCAACGTTATCACCTGGGTGGTGTTGAGTACCTCTTTGTCTAACAATAATATTTCCGGCAATAGCTGCTTGTCCTCCGAAAATCTTCACACCTAATCTTTTAGAGTGAGACTCTCTACCGTTCTTGGAACTACCGACTCCTTTCTTGTGTGCCATTTTATTACTGGATTATTTATTAAGTGCTTTAAATTGATCGATATTCTTAATGATAGCAGCATCAACTTCTTCATGAGTAAGAATATTCTTTTCTAATTCAACTTTAACTGCTTTTCCTAAAGTAATCAAAGTTTCTCTGTTCTCTTTAGACTGAGACAAGTTGTTTTTCTTTAAGTGATAGTTCAACTCGTGATCTTCACCAAAGTTAACAGTTGCATGGTCAGAAAGAACCTCACCTTTCACAGTTTCTTTTTTAGCAGCTTTCTTAGCTCCTCCTTCAAAACCAGTAATACCAGTGATTACGATTTGAGTTAAAGATTGTCTGTGACCGTTTTTCACTTTGTAACCTTTTCTTCTTTTCTTTTTGAAGATGATTACTTTATCAGCTTTTACGTGGTCTAGGATCTCTGCTTCTACAGTGATACCGCTTACAGCTGGGGCGCCTACAGTGATTGCTCCGTTTACAGTAAGAAGAACTTTATCGAAGGAAACCTTCCCTCCTTTATCTCCTTTTAAACGGTTTACAAACAACTTCTGGTCTTGCTCAACTTTGTATTGAAGCCCTGCTATTTCTACAATTGCAAACATTGTTTATAAAATTTTTAGTTATTTCGAGGTGCAAATATACAATTAAATTTCTAAACTGCTTACAATCAAACCAATGTTTTTTAAAAATAAATTCTATTCACTATGCTTTGAATAATTTTTTTAAATAATGTACTCACACTTAAGAGATAATTTCATAACTTCGTTTTACCAAATTGAATTTAATAGTATGAAAAGAAACTTTAATCTCTGCTTATTAGCAGGCGCCATTGCTGGATCATTCCTGACAGCATGTAGTGATGACAAAATGGATGACACTGTCCTTCCACAACAAGAAGCAACCAATGCAAAGGTTGAGCAGCCCGGAGAACTTGAAAAAGTTTGTTACTATGTAGACAACAACTGGAGCAATAATTCTGTTCTGGTGACCGGACTTCAAAATGCCACAGACACCAATTTTATGAATTCACAAATGACTAAAATTGCAAGTCTTTGGGGAAGAAGTAATCCTACTCTGCGATTTGTGAATGATCCGTCTAATTTTAATTCAACGTATAATGCGATTTCCTATTCTACAGGAAAAATCTATTACGGGTATGCAATTTATTATGACGCCAAATCAAAAGGTGGAGATATTGTAAATGCAATGATCCTTGCTCATGAATACGGACATCAGCTACAATACATCTTCGGACTTCCTTCAGTAAATGAAAATACAGCAAGACCAAACGAATTGGAAGCAGACGGTTTTGCAGGATATTACCTGAGAAGACCAAACGGATACAACAAAACCAATTTCTCTGAAATTGCAGCAGCCTATGAGTTTGCACAAAGCATCGGAGATTATCAGACATCCAGCCCGGGACATCATGGAACTCCTGCACAAAGAAGATCTGCAGTACGTTTAGGTTTCCTTTTAGGACAATATGATCTGAACGCTTCAAATTTTGACTACAACTTCTTCTATTACTATCAGGGAGTTCTGAACGGAACTTATAAAACGGCTAAGAACACCGTTAATCCTGAAATTGACGCTTATATGAGCCAGTATATAGATGAATTGAGAAAAATTCAGTCCGGTGAAATTTCTGCAGAAGAATTTAAGCACCTTCAATAATAGAAACATTCATTTTTAGCATATTTAAGAAAGGAGGCAGACACTATGTTCTGCCTCTTTTTATTTGATTTGAAAAATAGCGGAAGTTTATTTACTTTTGACCCATATCCTCAAATAATGAACAGAGATCTCTACATAGACTTCGCCAAAGGACTGGCTACTCTTTCCATCATCTTTATCCATACAGCTTTTTGGTCAGGGCAGTTTTATATCCCTGCAGAAGTAAGGGTATTTTCCCTTGTTTTTGATGTAGCACTCTTCTATGCCTTAAGCGGAGTTACTTCAGGAGCAAATATTGAAAAAACCTTTTACAGACTCTTGAAGCTACAGGTTACCTATATGATCTTTGTAACGTTTCTGTTCTTTTCAGATTATTTTTTTAAGGTCTTCGGGTTGAATTTCTTTTCTCTCGAATGGCTCCAGAGTTTTTATT containing:
- the rpmA gene encoding 50S ribosomal protein L27, encoding MAHKKGVGSSKNGRESHSKRLGVKIFGGQAAIAGNIIVRQRGTQHHPGDNVGIGKDHTLFALVDGKVVFRKKANNRSFVSVEPNA
- a CDS encoding metalloprotease, which gives rise to MKRNFNLCLLAGAIAGSFLTACSDDKMDDTVLPQQEATNAKVEQPGELEKVCYYVDNNWSNNSVLVTGLQNATDTNFMNSQMTKIASLWGRSNPTLRFVNDPSNFNSTYNAISYSTGKIYYGYAIYYDAKSKGGDIVNAMILAHEYGHQLQYIFGLPSVNENTARPNELEADGFAGYYLRRPNGYNKTNFSEIAAAYEFAQSIGDYQTSSPGHHGTPAQRRSAVRLGFLLGQYDLNASNFDYNFFYYYQGVLNGTYKTAKNTVNPEIDAYMSQYIDELRKIQSGEISAEEFKHLQ
- a CDS encoding bacteriocin-like protein gives rise to the protein MKNLKKLTKKNLKAINGGAGTCPPVANSCSAWCR
- the rplU gene encoding 50S ribosomal protein L21, which codes for MFAIVEIAGLQYKVEQDQKLFVNRLKGDKGGKVSFDKVLLTVNGAITVGAPAVSGITVEAEILDHVKADKVIIFKKKRRKGYKVKNGHRQSLTQIVITGITGFEGGAKKAAKKETVKGEVLSDHATVNFGEDHELNYHLKKNNLSQSKENRETLITLGKAVKVELEKNILTHEEVDAAIIKNIDQFKALNK
- a CDS encoding DUF5686 family protein; protein product: MMLNNNSKKHYILFFFLTFTGLAFAQNRASGKIVDEKNNKELSKVDIFINDNKVPALTTTSGSFTVQSDSLIHKLKFSRKNYTPETFDITPENAENIFVQLSQAKVSSIQEVVIQAGKTKYKNKKENPAYAIMQKVWAQKRNNGLEKFDTYSYKEYEKTQFDLNNIDSAFMKKKIFNKLDFIFDYADSTASGRLGLPVFLNEAVYENYGKNRPDKDSKRTLVAQKTSGFQDNQVITVSAKNLYRDINIYDNMLNYFDIGFQSPAGSDGFGTYDYNLVDTISIRGEKAFQIRYQPKRKDVLAFQGNLYIDTETYAVLGATLKSTQKINVNFVNSVYTQVEYDNPDETTFLPKKLITEFEMSPFSKKKGSKSIIAKRSVDYSNYEFNKPLDPSVFKRTEEEYEDKFTNKDDAYWTKARPDTLSKSEQGVYKMLDQLQQTPKFNRMVKLFETLGSRYYNAFKGVDFGPIFSIYGRNEVEGDRIRIGARSYFGLNDPWRVQFYTAYGFKDQQVKYGVEARYMFNRLNRFMIGAGTSRDIVQLGGQLTSGDGVASRASSSSTFFARGENISLSSVNQTNFFAAIEPWKNFQIRVDGVMQSIRSAIPEKFNLMYYQDGQLRKTVNDSHVTISLIAKPGAKFSQTGIDRYQARNLAPTIVLRYTRGIEGLFNADFNYNKLQFMFSKPFLIGTIGKTVVNFEAGKNFNTVPLALQNIIPANLSYGLVPNSFSQLNYYEFVADAYTTLHLEHHFNGKILSYIPLIKKLKFREVAFIRAAYGTLSDASKAINVEGFKYSAPSEHIYYEYGFGIENIGIGNLRLFRVDFNWRGNYLDRPDISKFGVKAGIQVGF
- a CDS encoding bacteriocin-like protein, with translation MKNLKRLTKRELKTIAGGERCPIPASWCFEWCGWTAWQKAHCINAVIDEMPCNC